The following coding sequences lie in one Kitasatospora azatica KCTC 9699 genomic window:
- a CDS encoding alpha-L-arabinofuranosidase B has product MSPALRAHRRLLRGLLASLATVALALTGILALAGPSQAAAQEPCDIYAAGGTPCVAAHSTTRALFASYSGPLYQVQRLSDGTLQNVGVRSAGGVANAAAQDAFCAGTVCTITRVYDQSGHGNTLVYQGPGGTGGADVAATATTETVTVGGQKAYALYINPGNSYFVDGSASGVPTGSSPEGEYLVTSGAHANNGCCFDYGNTETNHKADGNGAMDAINFSTECWFGGCGGTGPWVQADLENGLFAGGSSAWNPNQVSETSHFVTAMLKNNGTTQMALQGANAQSGSLTRLYSGSLPGGYNPMHKQGAIILGSGGDCCQTNHNASAGTFYEGAMVKGYPSDATDAAVQANIAAAGYTTGTTSPFTPGARVSLQATTSCCTTDYLQHDTSDDKVVIAPVTSSSSPTAKADSTWIVRPGLANSNCISLESANASGRYLRHYAFELFLEPTDGTTQFAADATFCPQPGNSGTGYSLQSVNFPSKYLRHYAFTAYLASNGGANAWDSTSMWRQDTSWLAAAPWS; this is encoded by the coding sequence ATGTCGCCCGCCCTGCGCGCTCATCGCCGCCTGCTGAGGGGGCTGCTCGCCTCCCTCGCCACGGTCGCACTCGCCCTGACCGGCATCCTCGCCCTTGCCGGCCCGTCGCAGGCAGCCGCGCAGGAACCCTGTGACATCTACGCTGCGGGCGGCACGCCGTGCGTCGCGGCGCACAGCACCACCCGTGCGCTGTTCGCCTCCTACAGCGGCCCGCTCTACCAGGTGCAGCGGTTGTCGGACGGCACCTTGCAGAACGTCGGGGTGCGGTCCGCCGGCGGCGTCGCCAACGCCGCGGCGCAGGACGCGTTCTGCGCGGGAACCGTGTGCACCATCACCCGCGTCTACGACCAGTCCGGCCACGGCAACACCCTGGTCTACCAGGGACCTGGCGGGACCGGCGGCGCCGACGTGGCGGCCACCGCGACCACCGAAACGGTGACCGTCGGCGGCCAGAAGGCTTACGCGCTCTACATCAACCCCGGCAACAGCTACTTCGTCGACGGTTCCGCCTCGGGCGTGCCGACCGGCAGCTCACCCGAGGGCGAGTACCTGGTCACCAGCGGCGCCCACGCCAACAACGGCTGCTGCTTCGACTACGGCAACACCGAGACCAACCACAAGGCCGACGGCAACGGCGCCATGGACGCGATCAACTTCAGCACGGAGTGCTGGTTCGGCGGCTGCGGCGGAACCGGGCCGTGGGTGCAGGCGGACCTGGAGAACGGTCTGTTCGCCGGCGGCAGCTCGGCGTGGAACCCCAACCAGGTCTCCGAGACCAGCCACTTCGTCACCGCGATGCTCAAGAACAACGGCACCACCCAGATGGCGCTGCAGGGCGCCAACGCCCAGTCCGGGAGCCTGACCAGGCTCTACAGCGGCTCGCTGCCCGGCGGATACAACCCGATGCACAAGCAGGGCGCCATCATCCTCGGCAGCGGCGGCGACTGCTGCCAGACCAACCACAACGCGAGCGCGGGCACCTTCTACGAGGGCGCCATGGTCAAGGGCTACCCCTCCGACGCCACCGACGCCGCCGTCCAGGCCAACATCGCCGCGGCCGGCTACACCACCGGCACCACCAGCCCCTTCACCCCGGGCGCGCGGGTCTCGCTGCAGGCCACCACCTCCTGCTGCACCACCGACTACCTGCAGCACGACACGAGCGACGACAAGGTCGTGATCGCGCCGGTGACCTCCAGCAGTTCCCCCACCGCCAAGGCCGACAGCACCTGGATCGTCAGGCCCGGCCTGGCCAACAGCAACTGCATCTCCCTGGAGTCGGCCAACGCATCCGGCCGCTACCTCAGGCACTACGCCTTCGAGCTCTTCCTCGAGCCCACTGACGGGACGACCCAGTTCGCGGCCGACGCCACCTTCTGCCCGCAGCCGGGAAACAGCGGCACCGGCTACTCCCTCCAGTCCGTCAACTTCCCGAGCAAGTACCTCCGCCACTACGCCTTCACCGCCTACCTCGCAAGCAACGGCGGCGCCAACGCCTGGGACAGCACCTCGATGTGGCGCCAGGACACCAGCTGGCTCGCCGCCGCCCCCTGGAGCTGA
- a CDS encoding alpha-L-fucosidase, with protein MNRRRFLTAATGVVAASVAGGAFGATSARAATAYTPNWSSVDQHPAAPEWFRDAKFGIYHHWGAFSVPAYDSEWYPRNMYVGGSNANNHHVATFGDPSVWPFHNFINGANDRNGNFTKFMPKLKSAGGNFDPDEWAQLFVDAGARFAGPVAEHHDGFSMWNSAANEWNSAAKGPQLNLLQLFSNAIRAKGLKLLVAMHHAYHFNGYYDHVPAQSDPSLKKLYGQLGRTAENQLWYDKLKEVIDLAQPDILWQDFKLDAVDETQRLNFLSYYYNQAQSWGREVVATYKDGMDGHGEVFDFERGGPADITAPYWLTDDSISSSSWCYTTGIGYYSTQQMLHSLIDRVSKNGNMLLNIAPMADGTIPQAQKDVLLGIGDYLGRFGESIYSTRAWTAYGEGPTKMGGGSFTTPKAGTAQDVRFTRSKDGTVLYATVLGWPGSGLTISTLNSARINVGSLASAQLLGSTAGSYVNLPTPSQDSAGLHLTLPSSAPFSALAYVVKLTFSGQIPPLQPVAGAVVHQDVAYSAGSAVLALGTYTADQLSLAGLASRTISSLRLAPGYQIIGYSGDNFSGTAWTFTADNPDLRVTGNNDAIVSLKVQFNPGAWLRLTNVTDGLVLDSGGGVPSGSNLKQWTWNGSNNLQWQAVELGNGYYKLVNRTNGMVADGWGATANGAAAQQAAWNGGTNQQWLITHRGDGRYTIANRTTGLALDGGGNVASGSVTKQWAVNGSTNMQWTFTAV; from the coding sequence ATGAACAGGCGCCGATTTCTGACGGCTGCCACAGGTGTCGTGGCGGCCTCGGTCGCAGGCGGTGCGTTCGGCGCGACAAGCGCCCGGGCAGCGACCGCGTACACGCCGAACTGGAGCTCGGTGGACCAACACCCGGCGGCCCCGGAGTGGTTCCGGGACGCCAAGTTCGGCATCTACCACCACTGGGGGGCGTTCAGCGTCCCCGCCTACGACAGCGAGTGGTACCCGCGCAACATGTACGTCGGCGGGAGCAACGCCAACAACCACCACGTCGCCACGTTCGGCGACCCGTCGGTGTGGCCGTTCCACAACTTCATCAACGGCGCCAACGACCGGAACGGCAACTTCACCAAGTTCATGCCGAAGCTGAAGTCCGCCGGCGGGAACTTCGACCCCGACGAGTGGGCGCAGCTCTTCGTCGACGCCGGCGCCAGGTTCGCCGGCCCGGTCGCCGAGCACCACGACGGCTTCTCGATGTGGAACAGCGCGGCCAACGAGTGGAACTCGGCCGCCAAGGGCCCGCAGCTCAACCTGCTGCAGCTGTTCAGCAACGCCATCCGGGCCAAGGGCCTCAAGCTGCTGGTGGCCATGCACCACGCGTACCACTTCAACGGCTACTACGACCACGTGCCGGCGCAGTCCGACCCGAGCCTGAAGAAGCTGTACGGGCAGCTGGGCCGCACGGCCGAGAACCAGCTGTGGTACGACAAGCTCAAGGAGGTCATCGACCTCGCCCAGCCCGACATCCTCTGGCAGGACTTCAAGCTTGACGCGGTCGACGAGACCCAGCGGTTGAACTTCCTCTCGTACTACTACAACCAGGCCCAATCCTGGGGTCGCGAGGTCGTCGCCACCTACAAGGACGGCATGGACGGCCACGGCGAGGTCTTCGACTTCGAACGCGGCGGCCCGGCCGACATCACCGCCCCCTACTGGCTCACCGACGACAGCATCTCCAGCTCCAGCTGGTGCTACACCACCGGCATCGGCTACTACAGCACCCAGCAGATGCTGCACTCGCTGATCGACCGGGTCAGCAAGAACGGCAACATGCTGCTCAACATCGCGCCGATGGCCGACGGAACCATTCCCCAGGCCCAGAAGGACGTCCTGCTCGGGATCGGCGACTACCTGGGTCGCTTCGGGGAGTCGATCTACTCCACCCGGGCCTGGACCGCGTACGGCGAGGGCCCGACGAAGATGGGCGGCGGCTCGTTCACCACGCCGAAGGCCGGTACCGCCCAGGACGTCCGGTTCACCCGGAGCAAGGACGGCACCGTCCTGTACGCGACCGTGCTCGGCTGGCCGGGCAGCGGTCTGACCATCTCGACGCTCAACTCCGCCCGGATCAACGTCGGTTCGCTGGCCTCGGCGCAGCTGCTCGGCTCGACCGCCGGCAGCTACGTCAACCTGCCCACGCCGAGCCAGGACTCCGCCGGCCTGCACCTGACCCTGCCGTCGTCGGCGCCGTTCTCCGCCCTGGCGTACGTGGTGAAGCTGACCTTCTCCGGCCAGATCCCCCCGCTGCAGCCCGTGGCCGGCGCCGTGGTCCACCAGGACGTCGCCTACTCCGCCGGCAGTGCGGTGCTCGCCCTCGGCACCTACACCGCCGACCAGCTGTCGCTGGCCGGCCTGGCGAGCCGGACCATCTCCTCGCTGCGGCTCGCGCCCGGGTACCAGATCATCGGCTACTCCGGCGACAACTTCAGCGGCACCGCGTGGACCTTCACCGCCGACAACCCCGATCTGCGGGTGACCGGCAACAACGACGCGATCGTCTCGCTGAAGGTGCAGTTCAATCCGGGGGCATGGCTCCGGCTCACCAACGTCACCGACGGACTGGTGCTGGACAGCGGCGGCGGCGTCCCCAGCGGATCCAACCTCAAGCAGTGGACCTGGAACGGCAGCAACAACCTGCAGTGGCAGGCCGTGGAGCTCGGCAACGGCTACTACAAGCTGGTCAACCGCACCAACGGCATGGTCGCCGACGGGTGGGGCGCGACCGCCAACGGCGCCGCCGCCCAGCAGGCCGCCTGGAACGGCGGCACCAACCAGCAGTGGCTGATCACCCACCGCGGTGACGGCAGGTACACGATCGCCAACCGCACCACCGGCCTCGCCCTCGACGGTGGCGGAAATGTCGCCTCCGGCTCCGTCACCAAGCAGTGGGCCGTGAACGGCAGCACCAACATGCAGTGGACCTTCACCGCGGTCTGA
- a CDS encoding jacalin-like lectin, translating to MSKPRLRHPFVRSVLVGVLGAAAALGGLITAPTAQAAAGGGSFSVLTYNVAGLPQVLSSASTDRQSSTTAIGSRLAPYDIVNVQEDFNYHAALYAADSHPNRTATSGGAGIGSGLNTVSDLAYDTDDFERVKWKDCQLDSGDCLTPKGFTFMRTRLAEGAYVDFYNLHANAGTAAGDEAARAANLAQLTGYIRTHSAGNAVVVMGDTNTRYTRADDTIAGFAADNRLTDAWVQLERGGVAPTRGSDPLLCDQNAPTDTCEIVDKVLYRSSALVSLTATSYANKHADFLDGAGKMLSDHDPVAVGFTWSQNPAYLASDQFGGPHGDFYNDIDRVPAGAQAAALSLRAGARVDQVGLTLADGTALTHGGSGGTASSLTLGSGEYLSSATLCQGSYSGHTRIFYASFTTNLGRSLAGGTTTADCVTRTAPAGWQIAGFHGRSGDGVDKLGFMFTRR from the coding sequence ATGTCCAAGCCCCGCCTGCGCCACCCCTTCGTCCGCTCGGTCCTCGTGGGCGTGCTCGGCGCGGCCGCCGCGCTGGGCGGCCTGATCACGGCGCCGACCGCGCAAGCCGCTGCCGGGGGCGGGTCGTTCTCGGTTCTGACGTACAACGTCGCCGGCCTTCCGCAGGTGCTGTCCAGCGCCTCGACCGACCGGCAGAGCAGCACCACCGCCATCGGGAGCCGGCTGGCGCCGTACGACATCGTGAACGTCCAGGAGGACTTCAACTACCACGCCGCGCTGTACGCCGCCGACTCCCACCCGAACCGCACGGCGACCAGTGGTGGGGCGGGCATCGGCAGCGGCCTCAACACCGTGTCCGATCTCGCGTACGACACCGACGACTTCGAGCGGGTCAAGTGGAAGGACTGCCAGCTGGACTCCGGTGACTGCCTCACTCCCAAGGGGTTCACCTTCATGCGGACCCGGCTCGCCGAGGGCGCGTACGTGGACTTCTACAACCTCCATGCGAACGCGGGCACGGCCGCCGGCGACGAGGCTGCCCGCGCCGCCAACCTGGCGCAGCTCACCGGCTACATCAGGACCCACTCGGCCGGGAACGCCGTCGTCGTGATGGGTGACACCAACACGCGCTACACGCGTGCCGACGACACCATCGCCGGGTTCGCCGCCGACAACCGGCTGACCGACGCGTGGGTGCAGTTGGAGCGCGGCGGCGTGGCGCCGACCCGTGGCTCCGACCCGCTGCTGTGCGACCAGAACGCGCCCACCGACACCTGCGAGATCGTCGACAAGGTCCTGTACCGCAGCAGCGCGCTGGTCTCGCTGACCGCGACCTCGTACGCCAACAAGCACGCCGACTTCCTGGACGGCGCGGGCAAGATGCTCTCCGACCACGACCCGGTCGCCGTGGGCTTCACCTGGAGCCAGAACCCGGCGTACCTGGCGAGTGACCAGTTCGGCGGCCCGCACGGCGACTTCTACAACGACATCGACCGCGTGCCGGCCGGTGCGCAGGCCGCCGCGCTCAGCCTGCGGGCCGGCGCCCGGGTCGACCAGGTCGGACTGACCCTCGCCGACGGCACCGCCCTCACCCACGGAGGCTCCGGCGGCACCGCCTCCTCGCTCACCCTGGGCAGCGGCGAGTACCTGAGCTCGGCCACCCTCTGCCAGGGCTCGTACAGCGGGCACACCCGCATCTTCTACGCCTCGTTCACCACCAACCTGGGCCGGTCCCTGGCCGGCGGCACCACCACCGCCGACTGCGTGACCCGCACCGCGCCGGCCGGCTGGCAGATCGCCGGGTTCCACGGACGCTCCGGCGACGGGGTCGACAAGCTCGGCTTCATGTTCACGCGCCGCTGA
- a CDS encoding phosphatase PAP2 family protein, which produces MNDQPTLNRRRFLRNSAGTSVGLLAAPTALSLLAAPQQAAAAPAGPAQGAAFVDSYATNTMADLTPEGNAAVRILTGMNRIWKTGGSWNDGSPLMADALRANVRYCVRVTTQRSAAQAKEAFIYDRQHQSYAVIAGLGPLADLYRTGARAVTSITTAPDSTPPAKVDDAVPAGAPAGSQIGPGAVDSELGQVVALVNTLRGPYASGNPSKYAYRYPRPWRLNEDSAVVDTGATDALGYPVYASEVVVAPQLLRQRSTSPADDGGFVSGHTNAFHLAALALAYAVPERFQELIARAFELSHTRITAGMHSPLDVIGGRTLATALAAATLADPRNAALKAAARSQAAAYFQSKTGTTADTLYAFAHRATPAEDPYADRAANAEQVTPRLTYVLRRSGRDVPMTVPKGAEVLLETRLPYLDAAQRREVLRSTALPSGYVLLDGPEMWGRLNLFAAADGYGSFERDVTVELNAADGGFCAADSWRNDIGGRGGLTKRGTGTLTLLGTNHYTGTTVVAAGVLAAGSRDAFGRGDVQVRGGTLRVDAERGAVRVHGDYLQSAAGTRLELTLHHCHAPALTVAGRVTLGDGAQLALRLPDTRALGEDVVLPVISGGTLQGGFGSVTVDAQGYRATPLYTHDGLAVRLTRC; this is translated from the coding sequence ATGAACGATCAGCCCACCCTGAACCGCCGCCGTTTCCTGCGGAACTCCGCAGGCACCTCGGTCGGTCTGCTCGCCGCGCCCACCGCCCTGAGCCTGCTGGCCGCCCCGCAGCAGGCCGCCGCAGCGCCCGCAGGCCCCGCCCAGGGCGCCGCCTTCGTGGACTCCTACGCGACCAACACGATGGCCGACCTCACCCCGGAGGGGAACGCGGCCGTGCGGATCCTCACCGGAATGAACCGGATCTGGAAGACCGGCGGGTCCTGGAACGACGGCTCGCCGCTGATGGCCGACGCGCTGCGCGCCAACGTGCGCTACTGCGTGCGGGTCACCACGCAGCGCTCGGCGGCGCAGGCCAAGGAAGCCTTCATCTACGACCGCCAGCACCAGAGTTACGCCGTCATCGCCGGCCTCGGCCCGCTCGCCGACCTGTACCGGACGGGCGCCCGGGCCGTCACCTCGATCACCACGGCGCCCGACTCCACCCCGCCCGCGAAGGTCGACGACGCGGTCCCCGCCGGCGCGCCCGCCGGGTCCCAGATCGGCCCCGGGGCCGTCGACTCGGAGCTGGGGCAGGTGGTCGCCCTGGTCAACACGCTGCGCGGACCGTACGCCTCCGGCAACCCGTCCAAGTACGCCTACCGGTACCCGCGGCCCTGGCGCCTGAACGAGGACAGCGCGGTGGTCGACACCGGCGCCACCGACGCCCTCGGCTACCCGGTCTACGCCTCGGAGGTCGTCGTCGCCCCGCAGCTGCTGCGCCAGCGCAGCACCTCCCCGGCCGACGACGGCGGCTTCGTGAGCGGGCACACCAACGCCTTCCACCTGGCCGCGCTGGCCCTCGCGTACGCGGTGCCCGAGCGCTTCCAGGAGCTGATCGCCCGGGCCTTCGAGCTCAGCCACACCCGGATCACCGCGGGCATGCACTCCCCGCTCGACGTCATCGGCGGTCGCACGCTCGCCACCGCGCTCGCCGCCGCCACCCTCGCCGACCCGCGCAACGCCGCGCTCAAGGCCGCCGCCCGGAGCCAGGCGGCCGCGTACTTCCAGTCGAAGACCGGCACCACGGCCGACACCCTGTACGCCTTCGCCCACCGGGCCACCCCGGCCGAGGACCCGTACGCCGACCGCGCGGCCAACGCCGAGCAGGTCACCCCGAGACTGACGTACGTCCTGCGCCGCAGCGGCCGGGACGTGCCGATGACCGTGCCCAAGGGCGCCGAAGTCCTGCTCGAGACGCGTCTGCCCTACCTCGACGCAGCCCAGCGCCGCGAGGTGCTGCGCAGCACCGCCCTGCCCTCCGGCTACGTCCTGCTGGACGGCCCGGAGATGTGGGGCCGGCTCAACCTGTTCGCCGCCGCCGACGGGTACGGCTCGTTCGAGCGGGACGTGACCGTGGAGCTGAACGCCGCCGACGGCGGGTTCTGCGCGGCCGACTCCTGGCGCAACGACATCGGCGGCCGAGGCGGCCTCACCAAGCGCGGCACCGGGACGCTCACCCTGCTCGGTACCAACCACTACACGGGCACCACCGTGGTGGCGGCCGGAGTCCTCGCGGCCGGCTCCCGCGACGCCTTCGGGCGCGGCGACGTCCAGGTTCGCGGCGGCACCCTGCGCGTGGACGCCGAGCGGGGCGCCGTCCGGGTGCATGGCGACTACCTGCAGTCGGCGGCCGGGACGCGCCTGGAGCTGACGCTCCACCACTGCCACGCACCGGCCCTGACGGTCGCGGGCCGGGTGACGCTCGGCGACGGCGCGCAGCTCGCCCTGCGGCTGCCGGACACCCGCGCGCTGGGCGAGGACGTGGTGCTGCCGGTGATCAGCGGAGGTACGCTGCAGGGCGGGTTCGGAAGCGTCACCGTCGACGCACAGGGATACCGGGCGACGCCGCTGTACACCCACGATGGTCTCGCCGTGCGGCTGACCCGCTGCTGA
- a CDS encoding alpha-L-arabinofuranosidase B: MIKPPWIRRAGRALLAAGTTAVLAAGLLTATATASQAATQGPCDIYAAGGTPCVAAHSTTRALYGGYSGALYQVKRASDGATKDIGLLSTGGYANAATQDAFCASTSCVISVIYDQSGKGNTLTQALKGAWSGPAAGGNDNLANAFEAPVTVSGHKAYGVYVAPGTGYRNNHTNGIATGDQPEGMYAIFDGTHFNSGCCFDYGNAETDGTDTGNGHMEAIYFGNSKTWGYGSGNGPWVMADQENGLFSGVNTRLNTNDPSVNDRFLTAIVKGGPNQWAIRSGNAQSGGLATDYSGVRPNASGYNPMHKEGSIILGIGGDNSNASAGTFYEGVMTSGYPSDATENAVQANITAAGYSSASTSTGALTPGSRISLQATTTCCTSDYLRHDDADNKVVISAINSSSSATDKADASWIVRAGLANSSCLTFESANDPGRFLRHYNFELYLSADDGGSAFAQDATFCPTSGNSGVGHSFQSVNYPTKYLRHYNYTVYIAGNGGSNSWDSTSSWAQDTSWLTASPWS; encoded by the coding sequence GTGATCAAGCCACCGTGGATCCGCCGCGCCGGGCGCGCGCTCCTCGCTGCCGGTACCACCGCCGTGCTCGCCGCCGGCCTGCTCACCGCCACAGCCACCGCCTCGCAGGCCGCCACCCAGGGGCCGTGCGACATCTACGCGGCCGGCGGTACCCCCTGCGTCGCCGCGCACTCCACCACCCGTGCGCTGTACGGCGGTTACTCCGGCGCGCTGTACCAGGTCAAGCGCGCCTCGGACGGGGCGACCAAGGACATCGGCCTGCTGAGCACCGGCGGCTACGCCAACGCCGCCACGCAGGACGCGTTCTGCGCCTCCACCAGCTGCGTCATCAGCGTCATCTACGACCAGTCCGGCAAGGGCAACACCCTCACCCAGGCGCTCAAGGGCGCCTGGTCCGGTCCGGCCGCGGGTGGGAACGACAACCTGGCCAACGCCTTCGAGGCGCCGGTGACCGTCAGCGGCCACAAGGCGTACGGCGTCTACGTCGCCCCCGGCACCGGCTACCGGAACAACCACACCAACGGCATCGCCACCGGCGACCAGCCCGAGGGCATGTACGCGATCTTCGACGGCACCCACTTCAACAGCGGCTGCTGCTTCGACTACGGCAACGCCGAGACCGACGGCACCGACACCGGAAACGGCCACATGGAGGCCATCTACTTCGGGAACAGCAAGACCTGGGGCTACGGCAGCGGCAACGGCCCCTGGGTCATGGCCGACCAGGAGAACGGCCTGTTCTCCGGCGTCAACACCCGCCTCAACACCAACGATCCCTCCGTCAACGACCGGTTCCTGACCGCCATCGTCAAGGGCGGCCCGAACCAGTGGGCCATCCGCTCCGGAAACGCCCAGTCCGGCGGCCTGGCCACCGACTACAGCGGCGTACGCCCCAACGCCTCCGGCTACAACCCGATGCACAAGGAAGGCTCGATCATCCTCGGCATCGGCGGCGACAACAGCAACGCCTCCGCGGGCACCTTCTACGAGGGCGTCATGACCTCCGGCTACCCGAGCGACGCCACCGAGAACGCCGTCCAGGCCAACATCACCGCCGCCGGCTACAGTTCCGCCTCCACCAGCACCGGAGCCCTCACACCAGGCTCCCGGATCTCCCTGCAGGCCACCACCACCTGCTGCACCTCCGACTACCTCCGCCACGACGACGCGGACAACAAGGTCGTCATCTCCGCCATCAACTCCTCCAGCTCGGCCACCGACAAGGCCGACGCCAGCTGGATCGTCCGCGCCGGCCTGGCCAACAGCTCCTGCCTGACCTTCGAGTCCGCCAATGACCCCGGCCGCTTCCTGCGCCACTACAACTTCGAGCTCTACCTGAGCGCCGACGACGGCGGCAGCGCCTTCGCCCAGGACGCCACCTTCTGCCCCACCTCGGGCAACAGCGGGGTCGGCCACTCCTTCCAGTCCGTCAACTACCCGACGAAGTACCTCCGCCACTACAACTACACGGTCTACATAGCCGGCAACGGTGGCTCCAACTCCTGGGACTCCACGTCGTCCTGGGCCCAGGACACCAGTTGGCTCACCGCATCTCCCTGGAGCTGA
- a CDS encoding FAD-binding protein gives MTVAATNWAGNITFSAEGFHQPCSVAELRRIVAGSRSLRVLGTGHSFNAIADTTGDLVSVAGLPRAVELDERAGTVTVSAGMRYGELVEVLDRAGFALPNLGSLPHISVAGACATGTHGSGVANGSLATAVRAVELVTADGDLVTIDRGAAEFPGSVVALGALGVVTRLTLDTVPAFELRQWVYEGLPTAALRERFEEILAAGYSVSLFTSWRTDRIDQVWVKRQGGPDAPASWHGAVLADGPRHPVPGQPPESCTQQLGVPGRWYARLPHFRLDFTPSSGDELQSEYFVARTDAVRAFDALDAVRERISPVLQIGEIRTVAADGLWLSPAYERDCVAFHFTWHPDAVAVAEAVRTVEEALSPFDARPHWGKVFSTAPEVVRESYPRWDDFRRLLGEFDPAGKFRNEFVARHFRAGQR, from the coding sequence ATGACCGTGGCCGCGACCAACTGGGCCGGGAACATCACGTTCAGCGCCGAGGGGTTCCATCAGCCCTGCTCCGTGGCCGAGTTGCGGCGGATCGTCGCCGGCAGCCGGTCCCTGCGGGTCCTCGGGACCGGGCACTCGTTCAACGCCATCGCCGACACCACGGGCGACTTGGTGTCCGTCGCGGGCCTGCCCCGGGCGGTCGAGCTGGACGAACGGGCCGGCACGGTCACGGTGAGCGCCGGGATGCGGTACGGCGAGCTGGTCGAGGTGCTGGACCGGGCGGGGTTCGCGCTGCCCAACCTCGGGTCGCTGCCGCACATCTCGGTCGCCGGCGCGTGCGCCACCGGGACGCACGGCTCGGGGGTCGCCAATGGCAGCCTCGCGACGGCGGTGCGAGCCGTCGAGCTGGTCACGGCGGACGGCGACCTGGTGACGATCGACCGGGGGGCGGCGGAGTTCCCCGGTTCGGTCGTGGCCCTGGGCGCCCTCGGCGTGGTCACCCGGCTGACCCTGGACACGGTGCCGGCGTTCGAGCTCCGCCAGTGGGTCTACGAGGGCCTGCCGACGGCCGCGCTGCGCGAACGGTTCGAGGAGATCCTGGCGGCGGGGTACAGCGTCAGCCTCTTCACCAGCTGGCGGACCGACCGGATCGACCAGGTCTGGGTCAAGCGGCAGGGCGGCCCCGACGCCCCCGCGAGCTGGCACGGCGCGGTGCTCGCCGACGGCCCGCGCCACCCGGTGCCGGGGCAGCCGCCCGAGTCCTGCACCCAGCAGCTGGGCGTGCCGGGCCGGTGGTACGCCCGGCTCCCGCACTTCCGACTGGACTTCACGCCGAGCAGCGGCGACGAGCTGCAGTCCGAGTACTTCGTCGCCCGCACCGACGCCGTCCGCGCGTTCGACGCGCTGGACGCCGTCCGGGAGCGGATCTCACCGGTCCTGCAGATCGGTGAGATCCGCACGGTGGCGGCGGACGGGTTGTGGCTCAGCCCCGCGTACGAACGCGACTGTGTCGCCTTCCACTTCACCTGGCACCCCGATGCGGTGGCCGTGGCGGAGGCGGTCCGTACGGTCGAGGAGGCACTGTCGCCCTTCGACGCCCGGCCGCACTGGGGCAAGGTCTTCAGTACGGCGCCCGAGGTGGTCCGGGAGTCGTACCCGCGCTGGGACGACTTCCGCAGGCTGCTGGGGGAGTTCGACCCGGCGGGCAAGTTCCGCAACGAGTTCGTCGCCCGGCACTTCCGGGCCGGGCAGCGCTGA